One part of the Glycine max cultivar Williams 82 chromosome 14, Glycine_max_v4.0, whole genome shotgun sequence genome encodes these proteins:
- the LOC100784982 gene encoding molybdate transporter 1: MAYQNPPSIPISDPEAPEITPTPTPSTNPLANGFSAKGVANKVKNNLVFHSKWGELNGAMGDLGTYIPIVLALTLARDLNLGTTLIFTGVYNIITGAIYGVPMPVQPMKSIAAQALSDTDFGVPEIMTAGILTGGVLFVLGVTGLMQLVYMLIPLCVVRGIQLAQGLSFALTAVKYVRKIQDLPKSKSLGQRHWFGLDGLVLAIVCLCFIVIVNGAGEKSRGCCDVVESGGDDDLGGQKRRNEVVERNRTRWVRKVIFSLPSAFMVFVLGVVLAFIRRHEVVHEIKFGPSTIEVVKFSKHAWKKGFVKGAIPQLPLSILNSVVAVCKLSSDLFPGKDFSPTSLSVTVGLMNLIGSWFGAMPSCHGAGGLAGQYKFGGRSGGCVALLGAAKLVLGLVLGTSLAHILKQFPVGILGVLLLFAGIELAMCARDMNTKEDSFVTLVITAVSLVGSSAALGFLCGMVVYVLLRLRNWTKDKPLSTIWMQKRPEQV, translated from the coding sequence ATGGCATACCAAAACCCTCCTTCAATTCCAATCTCAGACCCTGAAGCACCCGAAATCACTCCTACTCCTACTCCTTCAACCAACCCACTAGCCAATGGTTTCTCAGCCAAAGGGGTGGCGAACAAAGTGAAGAACAACTTGGTTTTTCATTCAAAATGGGGTGAACTCAATGGTGCAATGGGTGACCTTGGCACTTATATACCAATTGTTTTGGCCTTGACCCTTGCTAGGGACCTCAACCTTGGCACCACACTGATTTTCACTGGTGTGTACAACATcatcactggtgccatttatgGGGTGCCTATGCCGGTTCAGCCGATGAAGTCCATCGCGGCCCAAGCCTTATCGGACACCGATTTCGGTGTGCCGGAGATCATGACCGCCGGCATACTAACCGGCGGGGTGTTGTTTGTTTTGGGAGTGACAGGGCTGATGCAGCTTGTGTACATGTTGATTCCTCTCTGTGTTGTGAGGGGAATCCAACTAGCACAAGGCTTGTCATTTGCTTTGACAGCAGTTAAGTATGTGAGGAAAATTCAGGACTTGCCAAAGTCTAAATCTTTGGGGCAGAGGCATTGGTTTGGGTTGGATGGGTTGGTCTTGGCCATTGTTTGTTTGTGTTTCATTGTGATTGTGAATGGGGCTGGGGAGAAGAGTAGAGGGTGTTGTGATGTTGTGGAAAGTGGTGGCGATGATGATTTGGGTGGCCAAAAGAGGAGGAATGAGGTTGTTGAAAGAAACAGGACAAGATGGGTGAGAAAGGTTATTTTCTCACTACCTTCTGCCTTCATGGTGTTTGTGTTGGGTGTTGTTTTGGCCTTCATAAGAAGGCATGAGGTGGTGCATGAAATAAAGTTTGGACCTTCCACTATAGAAGTGGTGAAGTTCTCTAAGCATGCATGGAAAAAGGGTTTTGTGAAGGGTGCAATCCCCCAACTTCCATTGTCAATTCTGAACTCTGTGGTGGCTGTTTGCAAATTGTCATCAGATTTGTTCCCAGGGAAGGATTTCTCACCCACTTCATTGTCAGTGACAGTAGGGTTGATGAACTTGATTGGTAGCTGGTTTGGTGCAATGCCAAGTTGCCATGGTGCTGGTGGACTTGCAGGGCAATACAAATTTGGTGGAAGGAGTGGTGGCTGCGTGGCACTTCTTGGTGCTGCCAAATTGGTGTTGGGGTTGGTGTTGGGAACTTCTTTGGCACACATTTTGAAGCAGTTTCCTGTGGGGATTTTAGGAGTGTTGCTTTTGTTTGCTGGAATTGAACTAGCCATGTGTGCTAGGGACATGAACACCAAGGAAGATTCCTTTGTGACTCTTGTTATCACTGCAGTTTCACTTGTGGGATCAAGTGCAGCTCTTGGCTTTTTGTGTGGAATGGTTGTCTATGTGCTTCTTAGGCTGAGGAATTGGACAAAGGATAAACCACTTTCTACTATTTGGATGCAGAAAAGACCTGAGCAAGTTTGA